DNA sequence from the Malus domestica chromosome 06, GDT2T_hap1 genome:
CTGCAACAACAACAAGGGCCCAGCGGGCTTAGCCTTCCCAAGCCTAAAACTAGCAAGCCCATCGCATGATGCCCAACCTAGCAGTCCACGTGGCCTGACCGACGACTCAACACGCGCCCTTATAGCTCTAGCGACCAAGCCGCACCTTTAGATTGGTTAAGTTGAATTGGCTCTAGGTCCTTAAACCAACCAACTTGACCATCAAATTGGCGACCAGACTGATcgttttactattttttttctacAATTTAACGCATCCCGGCTTAAATTTCGTGCACGATGTCTATTATACTTCCTTCACTCATGAAGATACATACCAATTAAGCTCTTCCACCTCGAATGGCGATCTATACCATGCCAATAAGTCGCATAATTGACAACCATCATCACATTGCAGGCAACCATGGTGAGTCAACTCTTAGAGTACATCGAGATGCAGCACACTCCTGTCAAGGTGTCCCGAAGCATGACGAGGGCAAATGACGATGTTTCTTTCCAACAACTCCTCGACAAGCAGTCATTTAACAAGCCATGAACTGAGTGTTCAGGTAGTGTACATTCTCGCCTCGACCCTCTGGACAATGTCTTATCCCGTCTTAGGATGTAAAGAAGCGTTCACTCCTGACTTAGAGCATGCGTACATTCATGGTTAGGTCCACATTCCGATGAACATTCAGACCTGGTTTTGCACACAATGTCCACTCTCGACTCGACTTGAAGAGAGTTCTTCCCATTTCATTCCTGAGCATGCATCACAAGGGCAGGAATAAGCACAAGAATGTTCCATCTCAAGTTTGACTGGCAGTTAACGCCAAACGCAACCATAAGTAGTCCGCTTGCCAAACAGGGACGAACGATGTGAACTGCAGCTATGGCATGAACAAGCAGCACAGACCTGTAGACTATCGCTAGAGGCGTACGGAGGCACCACTACCTCTAACATGCACTTAACTAAGAACTGCACGATTTCTCGTGCATTGAGACCACTGATGAGGCGTTCCGCAAGGATGTGACCAACATGAGTAGGTTACCTTTCACATACGAGATTGAGCAGACGGAACCACCTTGCAAGTTCACGCTGCCTCATTTCACTTTcttcaaagaagatgaggatTTGGAAAGGCACCTCAAACAGTACCGCAACATTATGAATCTCTACGGGAACAACAATGTGTTCGCAAGATTTTCACTATGATCCTACAAAGCGAGGCGCAAGACTGGTTCTACATCATGTCGCCGCAATCAATCCGGAACTTCTACATACTTTCCTTGGTTTATATCAAGGAATATTCGTCGTACCACTCAATCAAGAAAAAGTCTGACCACTTATTCAACATAAAAAAAGAACCATATGAGACTCTTCGTTACTACGTGAAGGGGTTTAAGGCAAAGAAATTGAAGATTGTCAGATGTTATGACACGGTAGTCAATGCAGCATTTAAGAATGGACTCCTAGCCGAGAACCACTTGTTCGGATAGCTGATCATGATTGAACACTTAACCCTGACAAGTTCTTTGTTTTGGCAGAAAAGCACACACTTTGGGATGAAGCCAAACGAGCCCAGAAGGCACTGAGCAACCTTGTGGAAGTTCTTGGAGACATTTTAGAAGAAGACGGATGAGAAACAATCCAATAATAAGAACAAGCCAGAAAACAAGTGCATGGACCATTCTCTAGCGAAAGGAAGCTCAACGCCTACGATGTTTACCAAATTCTTAGTCCCGATATACCAATCGCAATGTTTAGAAAGCAATTTACCTCTGTCGCTTGAATTTGTGAAGCAAGCCAAGCGGATTCGCAAGGAAGAATTCTTTGATTCAGGGTCGTCCTTATGAAAAATGAGGACTAAGGTGAAGATTTAAAAGATACCTTCTTAATTATTATTACATTACATTTGTTAAGGTGGACAATTGCATATGAACCTAAGAAACACACTATCGAGCCTTGCGAGAATGTGAACAATTACATACGAACCCAAGAACACACTGTTAGGCCCTGTGAGGTAGTGAGGGCTTTGAGGTTGAGTTCAAGTTCACATctataagcaaaatatattcgatgatgcctcaggtctaagaaCCATTTACATACTACAACGCAAAACTTTGTAAAATTCAACATGTGGTAAGCAATCCATACATTTAAGCTTCTTAGGTAATCAGCACTTAGTGAAGTTGTTCGACAGACATGCACCTGTATATCCATCATGTGTCTAAAATGCATAGCACAAGACCATGCTAATCTTAATTCAATATACACCAACCTTTCGGAACAGTCATCACGATAGGTAGCACCCATAACCCagccttccttcttcttcggcCTACCCCTCTTTCTCCCTTCCCCATGGCAGAGTTAATGGTGCCTTCTCCCCCATCACCCAAGGACGGAGCCACCATGGGCCTAGGGGGGGCGGATGCCCCCACTGAGATTTTTCTGACGCTGGGATGCTGCTCAAATTGAGCTGGGTTTGCAGCAGCAGAGCCCCCACTGAACTGATCTGGTTCTGCTCTCCGACCTGGTTCTGCAGAAGTTCTGGCTTTGTTGTTTGAGGATGCCCCCATTCACACAAAGTTCTGGCTTCGTCCCTGCCATCACCCACATCTCAAAAAATATACTTGTTAAAATTCATTGTAAAAAATGCTACTTTTCTAACTTTTATTTGACTGAATGGACAAAAATGATGTAGTACAATCTTGGGGGTTAAGTGAGAAAAAAATGAGTTTCATAGGGAAAAGTAAGAGCGAATACGAGTTTCAATGAGCGTTGAAGTAAATAAGCCTAAACTTAAATTTGGTTGTTTCCTTTTTTGGATTTGCGTTGACTGTAAGGAAggaggaaaataaataaaaaaccgtTTGAATCTACTATGCGTATTacaattggttttttttattgttttaattttaattttgttgttttttattaaaatatatattttgaaaattaatgaatttgctaacCACCTTGcatgtttttatttatattttttttctcgaATTTTCAATTTAGTTTGGGAGAAGAGCAATTTGAGTACTATGAAATCTTCACTTTTTTTGCCTcatccttatatatatatatatagatgacCACGCCACCAAAACCAATTTGTTAGTCTAAGTTACAACGAAAACttaaattccttttttttcatatatttgaCTAAACATAACTTACATAAGAGATTTTAACCATATTAAGACTAGTATGACTGAAGAAAATATAACTAAATGTCATGCCGTTTTGGGTATTACAAAAACAAACTATTATTATGCGACCAAAGAGAGTGCTTCTTAGTTCAACTTCTTACCAAAGGGAAATTGAGATCATTGTTTCCAaacatttcatacatttacaattcattctttaataaataTCCGAGCTTAAATTTGCTCATCACTCTATTTAGGTGGTGAATATTACCACTCCTCCTAAAGTGCGCCACATATTTATGGTTGGGTTATTATACaaaatagtccctgagatttgcatgatcaatagaaatggttcctgagattgaaaatcaatagaaatggtcctgagattgtctaccatccatgattttggtcattccgttaaaaactctttgggcaattttcaaagctttgtaactcaatcgttttttaatcaaattcgacctatattatatcaaaatgaagataggaaagtgtacaataacattatacctatttggaagcccaatgattgccggagatggccggaaaatagcctgaaaggtgactggtccgcggGGAAAACttgtcggaaactgggtaaactttaaacgttcataacttcttcaatactcaatgaaatcgagtgactcaaaaaagaaaatcatacttcttgatgagatgaagagaatgttACCTTTTTCGAaggctaactcgccgtggtttgatCGGACAacagctcgaaagtggctaaccatTTTTGAGTTAGCCAGTTAGCAGTCAAGAAAGAtgccattctcttcgtctcatcgagaagtatgatttttgtttttgaatcactcgatttcgttgagtattgaagaagttatgaacgtttaaagttaccTAGTTTTCgatgagttttccagttttcccgcgCACCAGTCACCTTTTAGGCTATTTTTCGGCCACCTTCGATAATCATTGGGCtttcaaataggtataatctggttctacactttcttatcttcattttgatatattatgtgtcgaatttggttaagaatcgattgagttacgaagctttgaaaattgtccaaagagtttttaacggaaggaccaaaatcatggatgttggacaatctcagggaccatttctattgattttcaatctcagggaccatcatgcaaatctcagggaccattttgtatAATAAGCCTTTATAGTTTAACCATAGTTAACTAGTTTAATTTTCCTTACATAACAAAATAacttgccacttagtactatggtctagtggtacTCATCTTCACTaataagtaagaggtcttaggttcgattcacgtcaaaggcgaatttaaaccacattattgctaacccattgtgaggctaaattcACTCCTTCTCCTTTAATGACGATAATATCGTTAAATCAAAGCAAACCCAAATCCTTCACATGAAATTCTAGTTCTTGCCGAACAAGAAAACCCATAAAGTAATAATAAACGAAAAAACTAACTTTCCAACATCATGTCTCTCAACCTTTATCTCCAACCAACGATTATTTACACACTCATATAAAAGGAAAATCACACATAAGCCTTTGCATCTTATTTATTTACTTCCTCCAGGACAGGCTCCAAAGATTAAAGTCATCCTCTTGGACTCCTTAAACGCCTCCATTTATTTCCTCAGGACAGGTTCCAAGGTCATCCTCTTGAACTCTTTCTCAAACGCCTCCATGCACGAGAAGGGCAAACATATCGGTACTACAACTTATTTACTTCCTCCAGGACAGGCTCCAAAGATTAAAGTCATCCTCTTGGACTCCTTAAACGCCTCCATTTATTTCCTCAGGACAGGTTCCAAGGTCATCCTCTTGAACTCTTTCTCAAACGCCTCCATGCACGAAAAGGGCAAACATATCGGTACTACAACTCCATATTCCTCTTTTAGGCTGTTGTCCTGAACATAGAAGGTAATTAGATTGACAGACTTGGCGATTCCGGCAAATATTGGCTTTCCCCAGCCGAAGTTTACCTCCCCAAAACCAGTACGCGTATTATCAGAAACTATAAGGACATTCCATGCCATTGGAAGTGGAGGTCGTCCTCTTATTACGAAAAGGTCTGCCAATGATTTCATGTACTCTTCACTCATTCTAGATTTCGATTTCTTCACCAACTCCACGGCATATCCCAACGGATTTTCACATAAAAGTCCCACCGTTGAAATGACAGTTGGAATTGCAAATGCATTACCATAGTATCCCAAAGGAAGACATAAAGTGTTGTGCTTCCCACGGGCATTGACCGCGCATGAAAGGCGGACAATCTCTTCTGGATTCAATCTCAGTGAAAGTGTGCGACACTTCCAAACACAAGCTGTTATCAGCTCAAACCGGGAGGAAGTGGAAAGGTGTGCCGGAAGTTGTTCCCTAATTGCTTTTATCTCCTGTGGACCAAAATAGAAAGATCGTTGGACCAACGAGCCCTCGTCTTTGGTTAAAAGAAATGAGCTTTCTGGATTGCTTATGTGCTCATATTCATAATGTGTGCATGTAATTCGTGGTGAATGTCGGGCATCCAAGAGCTCTCGTTCCCACACCGGCGGGACAGAGGGTGAAAGTGTGCCTTGAGCCATCTCTCCAACTGCGTTCAAGAATTGGGCCAACCCCATGGCGTCAAACATTGTGTGGTTTACGCGCGATGCAAATACGAAGCCTCCACACTTCAGGCGAGTCACCTGCATTATTTAGTGCAGCAAATACTTTCTGAATTAATCTTTAGACTTTCCCTTCATTTAAATTGACAGGAGCACCCACATGCTATATCCTAAAATGTTCATCAAAAAATTttaccaaacaaaacaaacgatgAACATATGActgtaaagaagaaaaaaaaaattgaatatgtgCTTCACTACACGTTACACTTATACGTGATTATCTACACAAAAAAACTGCGTACACTTGTTTGATAGATAGATTATATATGTTTGCCAACACGTAATGCAAATTAGCATACTTCTATTTGTATGTTCATTTATTTGCTAAAATTTCCTCACAAAGAAGTTGACTGACCTGAACtaaaaaacgaaaaaagaaaacaacaaaaactatAAGAGCAATACTAGATAgactaaatttgaaaattaaatgatgtaccactaataaaaataagcacattaatcaacacttaaagtAATagttcaatcatcaactttcatgtcatttagtttccaaaatttagtcttcctacaTTACCCATGCtaagaagactaaatttgtaaacaaaatttgcaaactaaataatatgtCACAAATAGAAATAAATATGTTTATCAACcgttaagtaataatccaatcatcaacttctatgtcatttagtttataaatttagtctccctagcattacctttACCCAAACTATAAACCTGATATTTTACGATTACAAACTGAAAGAGGATGCAAAAACTAAAACCAATATAAAACGCAAATAATATATGAGATGGATCTCGAACCTCAACATTTAGCTATTTTCCATCCGAAAAAAAAGGCTTCTACATTTGGCTATTATGCACATATACACACATTTtatctaaggaaaactaatgaaaagggtttgaaaactttgagttttaatgataaggacaaaataaagggtaaagtgaatagtatcaggtttgactttttagtgtaaaaatatggtttttcgttaaagtaaacagtaccgtagacttttcgttaaaactccatttTATCTATAGATCATTTTAACAGTCTAATGAGTTAAAATATGACACATCATCTACCACTAAATTTAAttagtttcattttattttctattgttTTAACAGAGGTTAACCTAGTTACTTCTACCGTTAGCTTATTCGATTGATTGTCCTCTTGATTCCCAATAATGCAGACCATTACAACAAAAGAAGTGatttcacacaccttttttagTTTTGCATACACTCCTCTTTATTTATGGCCATCGTATTGAACAAATTCAATAGAATCAAAGGCTATGAAGCAATTTtcacatactttttttttagcTTCCCTTCTTTATTTATGATCATCGGATTAAACAAATTCAACGAAATCAACACCCATAATTAAACAAGGTGTGTAATAGGGctaaaaaaggtgtgtgaaaatcaaTTCCCAACAAGAATGGCAACCTCGGTCAAGGAAAGAAAAACATATGGTTGCGAAGTATCACATAGAGTGGTGCTATCTGAAGAAAGTTGGGGTTtcatcataaaatcaattggtaatatggaGAGTAGCCCAACCTTTTATAAGCCCTTACATGGTTTGATTCCTCATTGATGTGAGACTTTGTCCTCACATTCTCACACGCCACTtcacgtgtggcgaattttcaagcgtaagatgtggacaacacaaacaaggTGGCGTGGAACACGTGCGGCCATTGAGCTTCAAATGAtaaaaatgaattgaagatcaaatgataaaaattaacaagggatgtgtgggaggtaaaaattggtgtgtggatagcaccaccatGCGTGTCACATAAACTGATCCTGTTAAACCTCAAACgaataaaatcaaattttatggGATATGTGAGACATTTGTTAAAATGTTGAATCTCTTTTATTCTCATACTAAGCTTTTATTGGATATGTTGGATATGGCAACCATGCTTTTGATGGTTtaggatgagagagagagagagagagagagagagagagagagagagagagagagagagagagagagagagagagagagagagagagtatgagtgaaacttttgagagagagaagttaatgTCAATTAGGAAAagaattaaaagttaaaagtatagtaaaattatttaaattatatattaacTCACGTTGTTGTTCTTACCTGAACTAACAAGATAGGGCAACCAAGAATGCCATCAGAGCCTGGGACATTAAAAAGGAGTTCATCTAAGAGAGGACAAGGAGGTCGAATGGTGTCTCCGAGTTCCTCAAGCGTGAAATCAGCATCGGCTTCTATGAACAAGACACCTTCTCCATTACAATCTACCATAAGCTTTTTGTTTGGCCCTTCCCTCAGCCTACCAGCTACAGGGTAGTAATACACTAATGCCTTGCTTAGTGCGTCCCTAATCGCCGTAACGGGATCACCCTGATTTTCTTTGTTCCTGTAAGACAATATGAGTGGAAAATGAAACCTAGTGCCTTGCTGGTCGTCTACATCTGACAGCCGCTTAGTTTCGTGAGGAGTTGGCTTTGCCGGCTTTATGAGTTGTGGCTCCGACCGGTTCACCTGAAATGCGAGGGAGCTACACAATTCCGCCATCTCATATGGTCAACCCTTTTAGAGACTACATATACAATAGAGCTGCCTAAGCTTGACTACATATTGTGAGAGTGAGTGGAGTAGCATTTATGTTTTGGACCACCCATTCTCCGCCCGGTCCCCGTACCATAAAATTTATTTAGTCGGCGGGGTTATCGTTATCAAAGTTATCATCATTGTTGTGAATTTGTGATAATTAAGGCATGCGTAGTATTGTGTGGTGAAGAAGCTTTGAGATAAATCAATAATTGAATTTcgacggaaaaaaaaaaatcaataatacGATGGTTTCTTTGAGTGTATAATGGTTGGAGTAAGGCACACTAGTGGAAAAAAACAACTTGTGCGACAAAAAACATTTTGTCGCCTAAGTGGTTCTTGCGCGATGAAAACATAGATCGGTCATTCAAAAATGGCatgatacaaaaaaaaaaaaaaaaaaaaaactgtatgCAATGAAAATATTCGTCACGCATGTGTTCGTCATGCAAGAAAaagcaagattttttttttgctgccaaatgtttgcgcgacgaatattTCCACatattcgtcgtgcaaagttttACTAAAAACGGTCAGATGCCCTTAACTGCTCCCATTTAATGCGCATTTATAACGCATTTTGCGCAACCAAGGGGTTCGTCACGAAAAGTGTTACAGATTTTATATAAACCCTAGTTTTCAAAGGTTTTGTTTCAAGGGCGATGGCCGATTCGGTTCCTGATTCAACGAAAAGTTGTGAGGGAGAAGGCTCTCGCAAAGGGAAAGGTAAAAAAGAAATTTATTGTTTAATTAGTTGGCTTATATTTGATATggttgaatttatttatttatttttaatagtcTATTACTTTCAAAATTTTGTGGTAGAAAAAGAAATGAGGAAAACTGTGTTGCAAATAGAGAGGTACCAGCGTAAGCAATTGCCCTCATTTGTAGACAAAAGTAGGGCTGATGCGTACGTTGAACTTAGGTATGATATTGGGCGTTTGGTGCGGAAGTTGATGAAACCGATGAGAAGCAGTGGAAGTATCTGGATGACCTTTTCAAGATGCATTTTTGACAGTGGAAGTTCGATGTGGAGCGGGCTATGGAGCGTGGGGGAGTTCCTGATGCCCTTGCTGATGCTCCAGAGGAGGAGGATTgaagtttatttgttttttttttttttcaaacgatatattttgttagattagccactgaCAGGGTTTGAACCCACACTGTCATGTAAGGGTTCAACACATTTCCACCACTATGGCAAAGGGCCACTtgcgcttttttttttaattagaatttttttttatgaaatttggacGTTATGTTtgactttatttaataaatttatgttaTATGGACGACTattaatatttacattagtTATAATATGTATTTGggttaataaattaattttattaattattttggtaatgtttaattaggtttgagttttttatttagattaaaataaaaatttacattagttaaaaagaaaacagaaaaaaatgaaaaaaaagaagaaaaataagcatgttGTGCGACCAACAGAGTATTCGTTGCGCAACTTGTttacattaattaattataaagaaaacgaaaaatatataaaaaaaaatttagacttGTGCGACAAACACTATATTCGTCACGCAAATGCAAAAGTAATCTTTATAATGTGACTTCAGTTGCAAAGGCAGAAACTGTAGAATCCGACTCTGCACCTCCTCCcccttcatttttcttcaattAGGCATCTGTCACttccattttctctcaatttcttcaTCTAATACTCATTCCATCTTCTTCTCTAGGTTGATCGAGCTATCTTGGTGTGCCTGGTaagcgttttttttttgtttagggTAAAATTATTAATGTCAATTCATATTAACGCCATGAAATTCATTGTTTATAGGGATATTGTGTGTGATTAGCTATTGGTGGAGAACGATTTGGAAGATATTTTCTtcgttttatttaaaaaaaaatataaaattaattaaattatgttgtTAGATTTGTACGTGACGTACAAATATGTGTTATGATGTACGGAGTTAATTGTAATTAACTTCGTACCTGTTTTTTTTGtagtaaaacttagtttcccattcgaggattagttggatttcgcgCATGGATGTGAAAGCATGACTACagtccaattaattcttgaattgtctcATTATTTGAACAGTTTAGGAATGCACAGTTATGGTGCGTAGTTTATGGTTCAAGGATTAGGTTTCGATTGTGGGGATTTTGGTGTCATCTCTATACGTTCTTTGGGTGGCACATAGGTATTTCATATCTACGTTGTCCATCTGAAGAACTGTACAAAGATGCTGCCGAAATTCCTCCACATCAAAATTTAATCTGATGTAGCTGTAAATTACGTGACATTTTGCATTCCCGAATGGGATAGAGCCCTTACTGCAGGCATAAGGTGATAATATCATGATGAAGTTATTGTGATTGTTGTACTATTATTGTGATTGTAGGAATTATGGATAAAACGTGGATATAGAACCTGAATAGATGCGCAAAAAAATACTTGGATGGAATTGAGGATTTTATTGACTTTGCACGTACACACAACCAGGGTGCAACTAGAATCTGGTGTCCTTGCAGGAGGTGTAACAACACATTAAGGGACACAATTGAaaatgttcgatttcatttagtaaggaaTGGAGTGGTAGAGACCTATAGTACTTGAAACCATTATGgggaacaattagacaatgcttcgtcttcaaacgccacaaaaGTAGGCAATGTTAAACCTAATGTGGAtcctaatgaacaagtcatggATATTTTAAATGATACTTTTCCATTTGCATCGACAAACACTAATCAGGAAGGGAAAGATGACGTGCCTACAACAATGGATAATGCATAATTCGAACAATATGaagaactattaaaaaatgccaACCAAGAGTTATATTCGGGGTGCAAGGGCTTTTCGATTCCCAAGGCCATTGTGGAACTAATGCATGTAAAAATAAAGTATCGTACGTCGAACTAGTGTTTCGATTACTTTTTGGAGCTTTTCAAGAGAATGCTAGCAAAGGATAATTGTTTGCCGAAAGACCATAGAAACGCCcaaaaggtgttgaatggtCTTTAATTGAGTTATGAAAAAAATTCATGCTTGCAAAATCAACTGCATTTTATTCTATAACGAGAATAAAGCATTGGATAAATGCACTGTATGCAATAAGTCGAGGTTCAAAATGATATCTCAGAATAGAATGACTAAGATCCCACAAAAAGTCGTGCATTATCTGCCTTTGAAACCTAGGTTGCACCGATTGTATATGTTGACGCATACTACCATTGACATGAGATGGCATAAGGAAAAATGGGTAGACAGCGATGTGATGAGGCATCCTGCAGATGG
Encoded proteins:
- the LOC103428165 gene encoding alcohol acyl transferase 1 allele GSa-like, translating into MAELCSSLAFQVNRSEPQLIKPAKPTPHETKRLSDVDDQQGTRFHFPLILSYRNKENQGDPVTAIRDALSKALVYYYPVAGRLREGPNKKLMVDCNGEGVLFIEADADFTLEELGDTIRPPCPLLDELLFNVPGSDGILGCPILLVQVTRLKCGGFVFASRVNHTMFDAMGLAQFLNAVGEMAQGTLSPSVPPVWERELLDARHSPRITCTHYEYEHISNPESSFLLTKDEGSLVQRSFYFGPQEIKAIREQLPAHLSTSSRFELITACVWKCRTLSLRLNPEEIVRLSCAVNARGKHNTLCLPLGYYGNAFAIPTVISTVGLLCENPLGYAVELVKKSKSRMSEEYMKSLADLFVIRGRPPLPMAWNVLIVSDNTRTGFGEVNFGWGKPIFAGIAKSVNLITFYVQDNSLKEEYGVVVPICLPFSCMEAFEKEFKRMTLEPVLRK